In the genome of Phycisphaerales bacterium, the window CTCGAGCGGCTCAAGACCGTATCCGATGCACTGCCGCCCTTCTGGGCCGGGCCGCGCCGGCGCGCCGAACTCGTCACTCAGGCGCTGGTGGCCAAGGAACTCTTCCACAACGAAGATCACTACATCGTCCGCGACGGCGACGTGCACATCGTCGATCCGCAGACGGGGCGCATTCTCGACGGCCGGCAGTGGCAACTCGGCCTGCACCAGGCTGTTCAGGCCAAAGAGGGGCTCACTGTCACTGGCGCACGCGAGACGATGGCGCGCATCAGTTACCAGCGCTTCTTTCAGATGTACCGCCGGCTCAGCGGCATGACCGGCACGGCGTGGGAAGTCCGCAAGGAGATGTGGAGCATCTACCGCCTGCCTGTCGTGCGCATCCCGACGCACAAACCGATGATCCGCAAACAAGCGCGCGACCGCGTCTATCTCGATCGCGCCGCCAAGTTTGAGGCCGTGGCCGATCGCGTGGCTGAGTTGCACCGGCAGGGGCGGCCGGTGCTCGTCGGCACGCGCAGCGTCGATGCGAGCGAAGCGATGGACCGACTGCTCGAGGAGCGGAACATTCCGCATCGCGTGCTCAACGCCGTGCGCCACGAACAGGAAGCAGCGATCGTTGCGGCGGCCGGCAAGCCGGGTTCGGTCACCGTCGCGACGAACATGGCCGGACGCGGCACGGACATCATCCTCGGCCCGGGCGTGGCGGAAAAAGGCGGCCTGGTTGTGATCGCGACCGAGCGCCATGAGTCGCGCCGCATTGACCGGCAACTTTTCGGTCGCGCCGGCCGCCAGGGCGATCCCGGTCTGGCGGAGGTTTATAAGTCGTTCGACGACGCCTTGATTAAGCAGAGCGGCATCAAGCCTCTGGCGCGGCTGCTGCGCCGCTCGGCGCTGGCCCGGCGCCTCGGCCTGGAGCGATTCCTGTGGTGGCACGCTCAGCGAGCCGCCTCGCGCCGCCAGTCGCTGAGCCGCCAGATGATCGCCAAGAGCGATCTGTGGTTCGACCGGGCCTTGTATTTCGAGAACCGGTAGACTCAGTTCCGCGCTGTGCCCGCGTGCTCCTGCACGTACTTGAGAATGTCGCCCTTGAGCGCGTGGCCGTTGCCGGCGTAGATGATTTTGCCTTGCCGATCAATGAGGACGCAGAAGGGGATGCCCTGCACGCCATAGGTCTGTGTCACCGCGCCTGCTGCGTCGTGCACCTTGATCCACGAGCACTCGCCGCGCGTGTGATTGCCGCCGCGGATGACCGGCTCGTCTTTCGCTTCCGCCCAGGCGAGTTGCATCTGGGCCGTTTCGCCGCGCCAGTTCGTGCCGACGCCGAGGATGACCAGGTCCTTGTCCTTGAAGTCGCGGTGGAGATCGACCAGAAATGAGTCCATCAGGCTCACGCACGGCCCGCACCACGTGGCCCAGAAGTCCAGGAGGACGATCTTGCCGCGCAGGTCTTCCAGTTTCACTTCCTTGCCCGTGTGGATGTCATTGAGCCCGAAGACCGGAGCGATCTTGCCCGGGGCGATTTCACCGGCGCCTGCAAGGGCCTCGGCGCGGCTGCGCAACTGCATCTGCGCGCGCAGGACGTTGGCCGACTGCACGCCCAGCGCCTGAGCCTGCTCGACGAGCGTGCCGGCCTCCTTGAGATTCGCGTCGCCGCCTTGCTCGATGAGAAGCATCGCCTTGGCGCCGAGCGCATCGGCGCGGAGGTCGGCGGCGTCGCCCGCCAGCGTCAGCGCCTGTTCGATGGTCGCCAGACGCTGCTCCATGCTCTGGCCTTCGATGCCGGTGCGCACCAGCAGCAGCCTGACCTGCCTCGTCTGCGCCGATGCGATGGCGCGATCGATCTCCTTCAACGCGCCCTCGGCGCCGTGCACTTTGACTGCAGCCAGGGTCCGCATGTTTAGCGCGCGATCAAATTCGGCCGGCGTCAGCACATCCGCGTCCAGCCAGCGATCCACCGTATCGATGACCCTCTGCGGCGCATCCATGCGCGCCAGGCACGAGAGAAGCGTCGATCGAGCCATGACCGCCTTGTCGCCGCGCGGAAATGCGTCGCCGTATCTGGCGCACGCATCGGCGTAGGCGCTGAGAAGCTCGGGCGGAGACGTGCCGCCGCGCGGCGTGGCGTCAACCAGAGCCTGACGCGCTGCATCCATTGCCGAGACGAGTGAGTCCTGCGACGCCGGGGGCTCGTTGCTCTGCGCCAGGGCGACAGGCGCGTGCAATGCTGCAACCAGAGCGACGCATGCGGCCGACGCTCGCCAGAGACTCAGTGCATTCATTTCAGTTCTCCTGAAGAGGGAGAGGCGACGATAGAGCTGCGCCTTCCCCGGCACGGAGTGCCGAGGCTTTGCCTTGCCTCGTTGCCTTGGTCCCTGGTTGGCTGCCGCCTTCGCTCACCCCTGACCCTTTTTCCAGTCGGCCAGGAACTTCTCCAGACCGACGTCGGTGAGCGGGTGGCTCATCATCTGCTTGATCACGCTGAATGGGACGGTCGCGACATCGGCGCCGGCCTTGGCGACGTCCACGAGATGTTTGCTGTGCCGGATCGACGCGGCGAGAATGCGCGTGTCGTAGCCGAAGTTGTCGTAGATGGTGCGGATTTCGCTGATGAGATGCACGCCGTCGCCGGCAATGTCGTCGATGCGCCCAAGAAACGGGCTGACCAGAAACGCCCCGGCCTTGGCCACGAGCATTGCCTGCAGCGACTGGAAACACAGCGTCATGTTCACTCGCACGCCGCGGTCGCTGAGCGTCTTGCAGGCCTTGAGGCCCTCGACGATGCACGGCAGTTTGATGACGATGTTGTCGGCGATTTTCGTCAAGGTGTTCGCTTCGCGGATCATGCCGTCGTGGTCGACGCTGACGACCTCGGCCGAGACGGGTCCGGACACGATTTCACAGATCTCGCCCAGCCGCTTGTGGAAATCGACCTTTTCTTTGGCGACCAGCGACGGGTTGGTGGTGACCCCATCAAGGACGCCCATGTCGTTGGCCTGGCGAATCTCGTCGAGGTTGGCGGTGTCAATGAAAATGTCCATATCGATTCATCCTTCCCGATGGGTGTGTCGCGTGCGTCGCCCTCACTCAAAGCGTAGGCCGGCCGGGGCAGCAGAAAGACGAGCGATCGTCATGTGGCGTTCACCACGCGCCCGCGAGGATCTGCTCGATGGCGTGGGCAACGCCGTCCTGTTCCTGGGGGAGCGTGACGCGGTCGGCGACCTGCTTGATCGGGTCGATCGCGTTGCCCATGGCGATGCCGAGTCCGGCGTGACGGATCATCGCCACGTCGTTGATCTCATCGCCGATCGCGGCGACCTGCGCCGGTGTGAGGCCGCGATCGGCCGCCAGAGCCGCGATCGCCGCCCATTTGTTCGTCTGGGCGTTGAAGATCTCCATGAGGTGGATCGCGTCGTCGTGGAGGTGCCGGCCGTTGCCGTCGGCAGAGATGACGGGGAAGTGATGCACGAACGTGCGCCGGGCAAAGTCCTGCACGACGCGGGCGCCCAGCTTTTTCATCTCGCGCGCCGTCGTCACGATCCCCAGCCGCACCGTTTCATCGGGATAGGGATCATCCTCAAACCGCTCAGCCCGCGTGACGATCACCGGCACCTGGCGGAACCACCATTCGCTGGCGGCATCCACCTTGCCGTTGCCCAGCAGCACATAATCCACGCCCGTGCTCGAGCGATCCTTGAGCAGCAGGACGTAGTGACCGGTCGCATCGTTGAGAATCCGCGAAAGATCGCGCACGAGATCGCCCGGCATGGCGCTGCGGTGCACGGTCCTGCGCGAAGGCAGCTCGACCGTCATCGCCCCGCCCGCAACCACCGCAGCGCCCGCCAGGTCGAGCTGCTCGATGACGTGGCTGCACTCGGCCAGCCCGCGACCCGTACAGACCACGACTTCGATCCCCGCCTCGACGGCTCGGGCGACGGCATCGCGATTGGCGTTGCTCAGCACGCCACCGGGGTCGAGCAGCGTCCCGTCGAGGTCGATCGCGAGCAGTCGGTAAGAAGAGGCCATGAGTGGGTGATTCTAACGCCCCGGGCAAGCGCCGCGAAGCCCCGAAGGCTCGGCAACATTCACGGCTCGCCGGGCGTCTCGTCGATACGGAGTGGAACTCGCGATGAAGAAGGCAAGCGCGTGCCAGGCCGGTCTGAGACGTCTGGACGCCGGCTGGCTATACCTGCTGGCCGGCGCTGCTCTCGTTTCGTCCATGGTGCTGATCGGTCCGGCAGACGATCTCGCCCAACTCCGTCACCGCCGAGACCGCCTGGCCGGGCTCGAGTCAGACGCCATCACCCGGCTGCAGGCGTACGAGACTTTCCTCGAAGCCCTGGACGACGCCGACCCCATGCTCGTGCGCCGGCTGGCCGCAGCCCAACTCAACCTGATCCCGGAATCCGTCAAACCGATCGGACTGATCGGCGTGGAACTCGACGCCCACGTTGACGACTGGATCCACGAAGCGCTGCCACCTCCGACGGTCGTCGATCCGCCACAGGTGAAGGACTCTTGGCTGCGCCGCCTGGCGTCCGGTCCGACGCGGCTGTGGACGATGCTCGCCGGCATGCTGCTCATCTTCATCGGCCTGCTGCCGCA includes:
- a CDS encoding TlpA family protein disulfide reductase, with amino-acid sequence MNALSLWRASAACVALVAALHAPVALAQSNEPPASQDSLVSAMDAARQALVDATPRGGTSPPELLSAYADACARYGDAFPRGDKAVMARSTLLSCLARMDAPQRVIDTVDRWLDADVLTPAEFDRALNMRTLAAVKVHGAEGALKEIDRAIASAQTRQVRLLLVRTGIEGQSMEQRLATIEQALTLAGDAADLRADALGAKAMLLIEQGGDANLKEAGTLVEQAQALGVQSANVLRAQMQLRSRAEALAGAGEIAPGKIAPVFGLNDIHTGKEVKLEDLRGKIVLLDFWATWCGPCVSLMDSFLVDLHRDFKDKDLVILGVGTNWRGETAQMQLAWAEAKDEPVIRGGNHTRGECSWIKVHDAAGAVTQTYGVQGIPFCVLIDRQGKIIYAGNGHALKGDILKYVQEHAGTARN
- the fsa gene encoding fructose-6-phosphate aldolase, giving the protein MDIFIDTANLDEIRQANDMGVLDGVTTNPSLVAKEKVDFHKRLGEICEIVSGPVSAEVVSVDHDGMIREANTLTKIADNIVIKLPCIVEGLKACKTLSDRGVRVNMTLCFQSLQAMLVAKAGAFLVSPFLGRIDDIAGDGVHLISEIRTIYDNFGYDTRILAASIRHSKHLVDVAKAGADVATVPFSVIKQMMSHPLTDVGLEKFLADWKKGQG
- a CDS encoding HAD-IIB family hydrolase, whose amino-acid sequence is MASSYRLLAIDLDGTLLDPGGVLSNANRDAVARAVEAGIEVVVCTGRGLAECSHVIEQLDLAGAAVVAGGAMTVELPSRRTVHRSAMPGDLVRDLSRILNDATGHYVLLLKDRSSTGVDYVLLGNGKVDAASEWWFRQVPVIVTRAERFEDDPYPDETVRLGIVTTAREMKKLGARVVQDFARRTFVHHFPVISADGNGRHLHDDAIHLMEIFNAQTNKWAAIAALAADRGLTPAQVAAIGDEINDVAMIRHAGLGIAMGNAIDPIKQVADRVTLPQEQDGVAHAIEQILAGAW